The genomic DNA GAAACGAGAGCCCTATCGAAGAACGCCTCCGCAAGGGAAATTCCGGGTCTCACCCTGAACAGAGGTTTCCCCTGATGACACATCGCACGCTGCATCGCGCGGCCGCGTTGGCCGCTCTCATTCTCGCGCCGCAGGTCCTCGCTGCGCAGGAAGACAAGTCGGTGGCCGTGAAGGGCGGCATCGAAATGCCCGGTTGGAAGGGCATCGTCGACGACAAGGAACTCAAGGCCGGTCTCACGGTCGACAGCGCGCACTTCCGCGCCATGGGCCCCGGCATGCACGCCACCACCGGCCCCGCCATCACCTACTGGAACCCGACCATGATGGGCAAGGGTGACTACACGGTGAAGGCCACGTTCAGTGAGCGCGAGTACATGGGACGCAACAATCATCCGCATCCCTACGGCATCGTGATCGCCGCCAACGACATGGGCACGCCCAACGCCAGCTATCTCTACTGCTCGGCCTACGGCAACGGCAACTTCATCGTGCGCGGCATGGGTCCTGCGCCGTTCCAGATGAATGGCCGCGGCACCGCGCATCCGGCCGTCAACAAGGCCGAGGCCAAGGGCAAGCCGGTCACGCAGGAAATCGCCATGTCGGTGAAGGGCGACAAGGTGTCCTGCAGCATCAACGGGCAGGAAGTGGCCAGCTACAGCAAGGCCGAACTGGTCGGCGCGGGCAAGCTCAAGAGCACCGACGGCGCCGTGGGCGTGCGCATGGGTCACAACACCGACGCGCATCTCGCCGGCTTCGCGCTCACCAAGAACTGACCAGCGCATTGATGACGCAGCAGAAGCAGGACACGACCGCCACCACAGCGGCATCAGCGCCATTGCGTGTGGCGGTCGTGGGAGTCGGCGGGGTAGGCGGCGTGTTTGGCGCGCGCCTCGCGCAGGCGGGTCATGACGTGCACTTCGTGGCGCGTGGCGCGACCGCCGAGGCCCTGCGCACACGCGGGCTGCATCTCGACAGCGTGGACGGTGATCTGCATCTGCCGCAGGTGGCCGTTCACGAGTCCGCCGCATCCGTCGGACCAGTAGACGTGGTGTTCGTGGCCGTCAAAGCCACGCAGGTGGCGGGCATCGCACCAACACTCACGTCACTCATTGGCGACGCCACCATCGTGGTGCCGCTGCAGAATGGCGTGGAAGCGGCCACCCTGCTGGCCGATGTGCTGCCGCCCCCGTCCGTCATTGACGGACTCTGCCGCGTCATGGCCATGCAGACCGCGCCGGGCCACATCCGGCACACGGCCGTCACGCCGGTGCTGGAGCTCGGCCCTCGCGCGGGGCAGACACTCGAGCCGGCGCGTGCCGCCACGCTCGACAAGCTCGTCGCAGCAGTGAAAGCCGCCGGTATGCATCCCATTGTGCCGCCCGACATGGCGGTGGCCATCTGGGAAAAATTCCTCTTCATCGAGCCGTTGGGCGCCGTCTGCGCCGCGGCGCACGAGGCCATTGGTCCGGTGCGCGAAACGCCGGCCACACGCGCCCTGCTCGATCAGGCCCTCGAGGAAGTGCTGGCCGTCGGACGCGCCATGGGCGTGACTTGGCCCGAACGCGCCAAGGCCGACGTCTGGGCGCGCTACGACGCGCTGCCGGCCGACGGGTCCACCTCGATGGCGCGGGACCTCATGGGCCGTCGCCCCAGTGAGTTCGATGCCCAGACGGGGGCGGTCATCCGCCTCGCGCGTCGTCATGCCGTGCCCGTGCCGGTGCATGACGTGCTCTACGCGGTGTTATTGCCCGCGGCCACGCCGGCCACCTGAGCCGAGTCGTCACGCGTCAAGCGCTGCTGGCCCTACGGCGCTGGCTTGCATTCACGTGCCGACGGCTTGGACCCGGTGCACCGGAACGCCTTGGCACGCAACAAGATTGCAGCGCGTTCGAGGGGTTGACCGTATCTTGTATAGATACCAAAGCAGTGAGTTTCCGAGAGCCGCCGTGTCGCGCGGCCTCGGCTGAAGTCAGGACTGGCACAGCGTCTCCCGCCTTGCTGTGCACAGTCCGCAGGTCCTCGCAGTAACTGCAGCACCTGATACCGCCGTGGAAGACAGCGCTCCCTCCTGCTGTCGTTTGCGTCGGCTACCCATGGGGTCCCCGCATGAAGGTTCTCCTCGCGTGGTCCGGCATCACCGCCACTGTCACGCTAGTGACGTCGATGTTGTCGACGCCACCGTCCGCGACGACCACACCG from Gemmatimonas sp. UBA7669 includes the following:
- a CDS encoding 2-dehydropantoate 2-reductase, yielding MTQQKQDTTATTAASAPLRVAVVGVGGVGGVFGARLAQAGHDVHFVARGATAEALRTRGLHLDSVDGDLHLPQVAVHESAASVGPVDVVFVAVKATQVAGIAPTLTSLIGDATIVVPLQNGVEAATLLADVLPPPSVIDGLCRVMAMQTAPGHIRHTAVTPVLELGPRAGQTLEPARAATLDKLVAAVKAAGMHPIVPPDMAVAIWEKFLFIEPLGAVCAAAHEAIGPVRETPATRALLDQALEEVLAVGRAMGVTWPERAKADVWARYDALPADGSTSMARDLMGRRPSEFDAQTGAVIRLARRHAVPVPVHDVLYAVLLPAATPAT